One window of Candidatus Leptovillus gracilis genomic DNA carries:
- a CDS encoding transporter substrate-binding domain-containing protein translates to MKKKWTLAIVSLLLVFLLAACGGGANTAEPVAPTQPAAEQPAASTGLPDLGGREITIAVENAYLPFNYIDPTTKEPAGWDYEVWNEICRLLNCTPVYIEAGWEGMIQAVANGQYDAAADGITITEDRTEIVDFSEGYINIEQRLLVRVDETRINSIDDIVADTSLVLGTQTGTTNYETAKSFLPESRIQAFEQFPFAVQALLSGDIDAVIIDEVAGQGYLGENADKLTLVGPSMSSDQLGFIYPKGSDLVGPVNAALQLLKSNGFLQAVNLRFFGPDFDITYDDLEG, encoded by the coding sequence ATGAAAAAGAAATGGACGTTAGCAATTGTTTCCTTGCTGCTGGTATTTTTATTGGCAGCCTGCGGCGGTGGCGCCAACACGGCCGAACCGGTTGCCCCAACACAACCGGCTGCCGAACAACCCGCCGCCAGCACCGGTCTGCCAGACCTGGGTGGCCGTGAAATCACCATCGCCGTCGAAAACGCCTACCTGCCCTTCAACTACATAGACCCCACCACCAAAGAACCGGCTGGTTGGGACTATGAAGTGTGGAACGAAATTTGCCGCCTGCTTAACTGCACGCCGGTCTACATCGAAGCTGGTTGGGAAGGCATGATCCAGGCCGTAGCCAACGGCCAGTACGACGCCGCCGCCGATGGCATCACCATCACCGAAGACCGCACCGAAATTGTGGATTTCTCCGAAGGTTACATCAACATCGAACAACGCCTGCTGGTGCGTGTGGATGAGACACGCATCAACAGCATTGACGATATCGTCGCCGACACCAGCCTGGTACTGGGCACGCAAACAGGGACGACGAATTATGAAACGGCCAAATCTTTCCTGCCCGAAAGCCGTATTCAAGCCTTCGAGCAGTTCCCCTTCGCCGTACAGGCCCTGCTGTCTGGCGACATAGACGCCGTGATCATTGACGAAGTGGCCGGACAAGGCTACCTGGGCGAAAACGCCGACAAATTGACATTGGTCGGCCCCTCCATGTCCAGTGACCAACTGGGCTTCATCTATCCCAAAGGCAGCGATCTGGTCGGGCCGGTTAACGCCGCCCTACAACTCTTGAAGAGCAACGGTTTCCTGCAAGCGGTGAACCTGCGCTTTTTTGGCCCCGACTTCGACATCACCTACGACGATTTAGAAGGATAG
- a CDS encoding ribonuclease D, translating into MPLPPHQLITTPTAWQACLAALQQEPRFSIDLEANSMYAYRERVCLIQISIPTHDYIIDPVAKLDLSGLGELLVDTAVEKVFHAAEYDLILLKREYSWELNNLFDTMWAARILGYKQYGLASLLTQLFDVQLDKQYQKSNWCKRPLTPAQLIYAQHDTHHLLQLRDFLGSQLAAANRLTEAQEIFLDQTRVQPGNHDFDPDGFWTIHGVHELGGEQRAILKALTIYRDQEAQRRNQPLFKVFSDRTLLEIARQKPRNVRDLSQVYGMSASQVQRYGRTLLQIVAENQAAPAPQQPKRPSRPSEDILCRYEKLHNWRKHCAQKRGVESDVILSREALWAIARRNPRTLEELAQLSEMGHWRCQTYGSDILKLLTNHKQ; encoded by the coding sequence GTGCCGTTGCCACCCCACCAACTGATTACCACACCAACCGCCTGGCAAGCGTGCCTTGCCGCCCTTCAACAAGAGCCTCGTTTTTCCATTGATCTGGAAGCCAACAGCATGTACGCCTACCGGGAGCGGGTGTGCCTGATTCAGATTTCCATTCCGACGCACGACTATATCATTGATCCGGTGGCTAAACTGGACCTGAGTGGGTTGGGTGAACTGCTGGTGGATACGGCCGTTGAAAAAGTATTCCACGCCGCTGAATATGACCTGATTCTTTTGAAGCGGGAATACAGTTGGGAACTGAATAACCTGTTTGATACGATGTGGGCGGCGCGCATCCTCGGTTACAAACAGTATGGATTAGCCAGCTTATTGACCCAACTGTTCGATGTGCAGTTGGATAAACAGTACCAAAAATCTAACTGGTGTAAACGGCCGTTAACCCCCGCCCAACTCATTTACGCCCAGCACGATACCCATCACCTGCTGCAGCTGCGTGATTTTCTGGGCAGCCAACTGGCAGCCGCCAACCGCCTGACCGAAGCCCAGGAAATCTTCCTGGACCAGACCAGGGTCCAACCCGGCAACCACGACTTTGACCCCGATGGTTTCTGGACCATCCATGGCGTCCATGAACTGGGCGGTGAACAACGCGCCATTCTAAAAGCCCTCACCATTTATCGCGATCAGGAAGCGCAGCGCCGCAACCAACCGCTGTTCAAAGTTTTTTCCGACCGCACCCTGCTGGAAATAGCCCGGCAAAAACCGCGAAATGTCCGTGATTTATCACAGGTGTACGGCATGTCTGCCAGCCAGGTTCAGCGCTATGGCCGAACCCTGCTGCAAATTGTGGCGGAGAATCAGGCTGCCCCGGCGCCACAGCAACCCAAACGGCCGTCGCGTCCGTCTGAAGACATTTTGTGCCGCTACGAAAAATTGCATAACTGGCGCAAACATTGCGCCCAAAAACGGGGCGTGGAATCCGACGTCATTCTCAGCCGCGAGGCGTTGTGGGCGATTGCCCGGCGCAACCCGCGCACACTGGAGGAATTGGCTCAACTGTCGGAGATGGGCCACTGGCGTTGTCAGACTTATGGCAGTGACATTCTTAAACTGCTGACCAATCACAAACAATAA
- a CDS encoding amino acid ABC transporter ATP-binding protein translates to MDDEIIVVDGLHKYFGHVQAVKGVDLRVRRGEVVIVVGPSGSGKSTVLRCINHLEVPTGGAVYIDGVHLEDKKTNINAVRAEVGMVFQQFNLFPHLTVLQNVTIAQEKVRKRSKSEAEEIAMEQLQRVGIPEKAGAYPRQLSGGQQQRVAIARSLAMEPKIMLFDEPTSALDPEMIKEVLDVMLDLAKGGMTMVVVTHEMGFAKAAAGRVVFMDDGQIVEVGPPDQIFSTPTHERTKLFLSKILAH, encoded by the coding sequence ATGGACGATGAAATCATTGTAGTAGACGGCCTGCATAAATACTTTGGGCACGTACAGGCAGTGAAGGGCGTAGACCTGCGGGTGCGGCGCGGTGAAGTGGTGATTGTTGTGGGGCCAAGTGGTTCTGGCAAAAGCACGGTGCTGCGCTGCATCAATCATCTGGAAGTGCCGACCGGTGGCGCGGTGTACATTGATGGCGTCCATTTAGAAGATAAGAAGACAAATATCAACGCGGTGCGGGCGGAAGTGGGTATGGTGTTTCAACAGTTTAATCTGTTTCCCCACCTCACGGTGCTGCAAAATGTGACCATTGCCCAAGAGAAGGTGCGTAAACGCAGCAAGAGCGAAGCCGAAGAGATTGCCATGGAGCAGCTGCAGCGGGTGGGCATCCCGGAAAAGGCGGGGGCATATCCGCGACAGTTGTCGGGCGGGCAGCAGCAGCGGGTGGCGATTGCCCGGTCGCTGGCGATGGAGCCGAAGATTATGCTGTTTGACGAACCGACGAGCGCCCTGGATCCAGAGATGATCAAGGAAGTGCTGGACGTGATGCTGGACCTGGCGAAGGGGGGCATGACGATGGTGGTGGTGACGCATGAGATGGGCTTTGCCAAGGCGGCGGCCGGCCGGGTGGTATTTATGGATGATGGGCAGATTGTGGAGGTTGGGCCGCCAGACCAGATTTTTAGCACGCCGACGCATGAGCGGACGAAGCTGTTTTTGAGTAAGATTTTGGCGCATTGA
- a CDS encoding pseudouridine-5'-phosphate glycosidase has translation MSEHLHYHPDVAAALAANGPIVALESTVITHGLPYPQNVATAVAMETAVREGGSTPATIAIIGGQVHIGLSADQIEYLGQRAGQDVRKCSRRDLPLALARAEDGATTVAGTMILAHLAGIELFATGGIGGVHRGHPFDVSADLAELGRTPVTVVSSGAKSILDLPATREVLETHGVPVIGYGTDEMPAFFTRHSGLSVDIRLDTPDSVAAVIAARRWLGLQSGLLVTVPVPAEAAADPDEMEAAITQATREADDLGIHGPAATPWLLSRVVVLTDGRSMNANTALLRNNGRTAGQIAAALAQR, from the coding sequence ATGTCCGAACATCTTCACTACCACCCCGATGTGGCTGCGGCTCTGGCGGCCAACGGCCCCATCGTCGCTTTGGAAAGCACCGTCATCACCCACGGACTGCCTTACCCACAGAATGTGGCAACGGCCGTCGCCATGGAAACGGCCGTGCGCGAAGGTGGGTCCACCCCGGCCACCATCGCCATCATTGGTGGGCAGGTCCATATTGGCCTCAGCGCCGACCAGATCGAATACCTGGGGCAGCGCGCCGGGCAAGATGTGCGCAAATGCAGCCGCCGCGACCTGCCCCTGGCCCTGGCACGCGCTGAGGATGGGGCCACCACCGTCGCTGGCACGATGATCCTGGCGCATCTGGCGGGCATTGAGCTGTTTGCCACCGGCGGCATCGGCGGTGTCCATCGCGGCCACCCCTTCGACGTGAGCGCCGATCTGGCTGAACTGGGCCGCACGCCGGTCACGGTGGTCAGCAGCGGCGCCAAATCCATTCTAGATTTACCGGCCACGCGCGAAGTGCTAGAGACACACGGCGTCCCTGTTATCGGTTATGGCACAGACGAGATGCCCGCTTTTTTTACGCGGCACAGCGGCTTGTCGGTAGACATTCGCCTGGACACCCCGGATAGCGTCGCTGCGGTGATTGCCGCGCGCCGTTGGTTGGGGCTGCAAAGCGGTTTGCTGGTGACTGTGCCCGTACCCGCCGAAGCCGCCGCCGACCCGGATGAAATGGAAGCGGCCATCACCCAGGCCACCCGTGAAGCCGACGACCTGGGCATTCATGGGCCGGCGGCTACGCCCTGGCTGCTAAGCCGGGTGGTGGTTCTGACAGACGGCCGCAGCATGAACGCCAACACCGCATTACTGCGCAACAATGGCCGGACGGCCGGGCAAATCGCTGCCGCCCTGGCACAGCGATAA
- the recJ gene encoding single-stranded-DNA-specific exonuclease RecJ, with translation MRPDNIRPNRWQLAPPVPAAVQQQLSHINPTLLQVLYNRGIIDPAHLQAFVERRYLESTDPFLLMDMDKAVARIQQAIENEETIVVYGDFDADGVTSTVLLTEALRGCGLDREKARPYIPDRVDEGYGLNIEALSKIRGEFAAHLVISVDCGIRSVAEARHAQAIGLDMIITDHHSLGPELPPAVAVINPKRPSSPYPETMLAGVGIAYKLAQALRQAMPERAQFNETDLLDLVAIGTVADLAPLLGENRQLVVAGLTVLNEARRPGVAALAEVSRLKPGQLSAESIAFGLGPRINAAGRLAHAYAAAKLLSVNNRPQANELAAKLNELNQQRQRLTAELTTKAEALITPDAPILIAADAGFVSGVVGLVASRLAEVHYRPAIVMEMGEEESRGSCRSIPEFHITEALDGVADLLVRHGGHAQAAGFTIRNENLEPFIRQMTAVAETKLAGLDLYPTLTVDAEIELEAVDWALYESLRPLEPTGYANPTPVFMSRNVEILSHRVVGQDGSHLQMRVAAPGPSGSYREVAAIAFRQGAWAARMPQFMDLVYTVGVNEWNGRRSLQLMVQDMRPAGAEGEIVT, from the coding sequence ATGAGACCAGACAACATCCGACCCAACAGATGGCAGTTAGCCCCACCCGTGCCAGCCGCTGTTCAGCAGCAGCTCAGCCACATCAACCCTACTCTGCTTCAGGTACTTTACAACCGGGGCATCATAGACCCGGCCCATTTACAGGCTTTTGTTGAGCGCCGTTACCTGGAAAGCACCGATCCCTTCTTGCTGATGGATATGGACAAGGCGGTGGCCCGCATCCAGCAGGCCATCGAAAATGAAGAGACTATCGTCGTGTATGGCGATTTCGACGCTGATGGCGTGACCTCCACTGTGCTGCTGACCGAGGCGCTGCGTGGTTGTGGCCTGGATCGGGAAAAGGCCCGGCCGTATATCCCCGACCGCGTAGACGAAGGTTATGGCCTGAATATAGAAGCCCTGAGCAAAATCAGAGGCGAATTCGCCGCCCACCTGGTCATCAGCGTGGATTGTGGCATTCGTTCGGTGGCCGAGGCGCGGCACGCTCAGGCCATTGGCCTGGACATGATCATTACCGACCACCACAGCCTGGGGCCGGAACTGCCGCCAGCAGTGGCGGTGATTAATCCGAAACGGCCGTCTTCCCCATATCCCGAAACCATGCTGGCCGGTGTGGGCATCGCCTACAAACTGGCCCAGGCGCTGCGCCAGGCCATGCCTGAACGCGCCCAATTCAACGAGACCGACCTGCTCGATCTGGTCGCCATCGGCACAGTGGCCGATTTGGCCCCGCTGTTGGGCGAGAACCGGCAGCTTGTTGTTGCCGGGTTAACCGTGCTGAATGAAGCGCGCCGTCCCGGTGTCGCTGCTCTGGCCGAAGTGTCTCGCCTGAAGCCGGGCCAGCTTTCGGCCGAGTCTATCGCTTTTGGCCTGGGGCCGCGCATCAACGCCGCCGGGCGGCTGGCGCACGCCTACGCCGCCGCCAAACTGCTTTCGGTGAACAACCGGCCGCAGGCTAACGAGCTTGCGGCCAAGCTAAACGAATTGAACCAGCAGCGCCAACGGCTGACGGCCGAATTGACGACCAAAGCGGAAGCCTTGATCACACCGGATGCCCCCATCCTCATTGCTGCCGACGCTGGGTTTGTCTCTGGCGTGGTGGGGCTGGTCGCCAGCCGCCTGGCCGAAGTGCATTATCGCCCGGCCATTGTCATGGAGATGGGCGAGGAAGAGAGCCGAGGGTCCTGCCGTTCTATCCCCGAATTTCATATTACCGAAGCGCTGGATGGGGTGGCCGATTTGTTGGTGCGGCATGGCGGCCATGCCCAGGCGGCCGGTTTCACCATTCGCAATGAAAACCTGGAGCCATTCATCCGGCAGATGACGGCCGTGGCCGAAACAAAACTGGCCGGTTTAGATTTGTACCCCACGCTGACGGTGGATGCGGAAATCGAGCTGGAAGCGGTGGATTGGGCGCTGTATGAGAGCCTGAGGCCGCTGGAGCCGACAGGATATGCGAATCCGACCCCGGTATTTATGAGCCGTAACGTGGAAATTTTGAGCCATCGGGTGGTGGGGCAGGATGGTTCTCATCTGCAAATGCGCGTCGCCGCTCCGGGGCCGTCGGGCAGCTACCGGGAGGTGGCGGCGATTGCCTTTCGGCAGGGGGCGTGGGCGGCGCGGATGCCGCAGTTTATGGACCTGGTGTACACGGTGGGGGTCAATGAATGGAACGGCCGTCGCAGCCTCCAACTGATGGTCCAGGATATGCGCCCCGCTGGGGCCGAAGGGGAGATAGTGACATGA
- a CDS encoding response regulator produces the protein MNKMTRVLYIEDDNDSQRLVSRVLGKLGYEVFLAADGLEGVTMACAVRPQLVLMDINLPGLDGRAVTTRLRSMPHLENIPIVALTANASPDSRELALAAGCTGYLTKPIDVDFLPGQVEAFLNGRQHTLNDDARCQQLERHAQDMVTQLEAKLRELEATNQRLYRLDRLKSDFITLASHELRTPLTLVNGYAQLLEMQLRQLQEEDTNGRVDWQRPLTSADKLNRGMARLAQVVDEIIAISRVATNRLDLAVQAVSLAEVVDGVVTALQTVCLERDLQVHVSSLENLPPIQGDREHLQTAVANVVENAIKFTPDSRAIHISGQAQEDAVILNIQDSGIGIAPADQPYIFDKFYVVGSIDHHSSSKSSFLGGGLGVGLALARGIIQAHNGRIWVESVGQDFDTLPGSTFHILLPIANG, from the coding sequence ATGAATAAGATGACCAGAGTGCTTTATATAGAAGACGACAACGACAGCCAGCGGCTGGTGTCGCGCGTATTGGGCAAGCTGGGTTACGAGGTGTTTTTGGCGGCCGATGGGCTGGAGGGGGTCACGATGGCCTGCGCTGTACGGCCGCAGTTGGTGTTAATGGACATCAACCTGCCCGGTTTAGACGGCCGTGCTGTTACCACCCGTCTGCGAAGTATGCCTCATCTGGAAAACATCCCCATCGTCGCCCTGACGGCCAACGCATCACCAGACAGCCGGGAATTGGCCCTGGCCGCCGGCTGCACCGGGTATCTGACCAAACCGATTGACGTTGATTTCTTGCCGGGACAGGTGGAGGCTTTCTTAAACGGCCGTCAACACACTCTAAACGACGACGCGCGCTGCCAGCAGCTTGAACGCCATGCTCAGGATATGGTGACACAATTAGAAGCCAAGCTGCGGGAATTGGAGGCCACCAATCAGCGCCTCTACCGACTGGATCGTTTGAAGAGTGATTTTATCACGCTGGCTTCGCATGAATTACGCACACCCCTCACCCTTGTGAATGGCTACGCCCAATTGTTAGAGATGCAGCTCCGACAGCTTCAAGAGGAAGATACGAATGGTCGGGTGGATTGGCAACGGCCGTTAACTTCGGCCGATAAACTAAACCGGGGCATGGCCCGTCTGGCCCAGGTGGTGGATGAAATTATTGCCATCTCGCGTGTCGCTACCAACCGGCTCGATTTAGCAGTACAAGCCGTCTCTCTGGCCGAGGTAGTAGATGGGGTGGTGACCGCCTTACAGACTGTGTGCCTGGAACGGGACCTCCAGGTTCACGTCAGCAGCCTGGAAAACCTGCCACCCATTCAGGGTGACCGTGAACATTTGCAAACGGCCGTCGCCAACGTCGTTGAGAACGCCATCAAATTTACACCAGACAGCCGTGCCATCCACATTTCCGGCCAGGCACAAGAAGATGCCGTCATCCTCAACATCCAGGATTCCGGCATTGGCATTGCCCCCGCAGACCAACCATACATTTTCGACAAGTTCTACGTTGTTGGCTCCATAGACCACCACTCCAGCAGCAAGTCGTCGTTTTTGGGTGGCGGCCTGGGCGTCGGATTGGCCCTGGCCAGAGGCATTATACAGGCGCATAACGGCCGTATCTGGGTAGAAAGCGTCGGTCAGGACTTCGACACCCTCCCCGGCAGCACCTTTCACATCCTTTTACCAATAGCCAATGGCTAA
- a CDS encoding GAF domain-containing sensor histidine kinase — MKEQLTALIKKEISRLQWLSLTVLVIAFFALVAAFYGVIGVLLGNTLSNWLIALAVTTLLFLGVTIIIFSFMAQSGERVDTAVNKIVHTETYALEASNKRLKSLQELASIMRATLSFERVVEEALNVCNQSLFDSGAARDSLVSTVFLFAGDSLRPVPTRSFSGSDLERHIPGKKGIVGKALRDVEIVVSNNLERDPEVRTFIAFRNCQMAICIPLRAGFNIFGAMLIASKATLQLNDEHHELFVSVADQAVISLQNARLYQELEAEKQRLIDANENARKELARDLHDGPTQSIAAIAMRINFIRSLVSRDPDQAIMELQKVEELAKQTSKDIRGMLFTLRPLILETQGLQAAIEAVISRLREADGLNIQFNGGEYADLLDDAGQSVVFSIVEEALGNARKYSQANHIEVRFWKEDNLFVALIQDDGVGFDTQDVNRDYSSRGSLGMVNMRERAERINGSLRVESVPKQGTKITLVVPLEKHGRPFVAGSRR; from the coding sequence ATGAAAGAGCAGCTGACCGCACTAATCAAAAAGGAAATTAGCCGCCTGCAATGGCTCTCGCTAACCGTGTTGGTGATTGCTTTTTTTGCCCTGGTAGCTGCTTTTTACGGGGTTATCGGCGTTCTGTTGGGCAATACGCTTAGTAATTGGTTGATTGCTCTGGCTGTTACCACACTCTTGTTTTTGGGCGTAACCATCATTATTTTTAGTTTCATGGCGCAGTCTGGTGAGCGGGTGGATACGGCCGTTAATAAAATCGTCCATACCGAGACCTATGCGCTGGAAGCCTCCAACAAGCGGCTCAAGTCGTTGCAAGAGCTGGCTTCCATCATGCGGGCTACCCTCAGTTTTGAACGAGTTGTCGAGGAAGCGCTCAACGTCTGTAACCAGTCCCTCTTTGATTCTGGCGCAGCACGCGATTCTCTGGTCAGCACCGTCTTTTTGTTCGCTGGAGACAGCTTGCGCCCCGTGCCCACCCGCAGCTTTTCCGGCAGTGACCTGGAACGGCATATTCCCGGCAAAAAGGGCATTGTCGGCAAGGCCCTGCGCGATGTGGAAATTGTCGTCTCCAACAATCTGGAACGAGACCCAGAAGTGCGTACCTTCATCGCCTTTAGAAACTGCCAGATGGCAATCTGTATCCCGCTGCGCGCCGGATTCAATATATTCGGCGCGATGCTGATCGCCTCCAAAGCCACTTTGCAGCTCAACGATGAGCATCATGAACTGTTCGTTTCGGTGGCCGACCAGGCCGTTATTTCTTTGCAGAATGCCCGCCTTTACCAGGAATTAGAAGCTGAAAAGCAGCGCCTGATAGACGCCAACGAAAATGCGCGCAAAGAATTGGCCCGCGATTTACATGATGGTCCCACCCAAAGCATTGCGGCCATCGCCATGCGCATCAACTTTATTCGTTCGTTGGTCAGTCGCGATCCAGACCAGGCGATTATGGAATTGCAGAAGGTGGAAGAGTTGGCTAAACAGACCTCGAAAGATATTCGGGGGATGTTGTTTACGTTACGGCCGTTAATCCTGGAAACACAAGGGCTGCAAGCGGCCATCGAAGCGGTCATCAGCCGCCTGCGAGAAGCGGATGGTCTGAACATTCAGTTTAATGGCGGTGAATACGCCGATCTGCTTGATGACGCCGGTCAGAGTGTGGTCTTCTCTATCGTTGAAGAAGCGCTGGGCAACGCCCGCAAATATTCCCAGGCCAACCACATCGAAGTGCGCTTCTGGAAAGAAGACAACCTGTTTGTCGCCCTGATTCAGGATGATGGTGTTGGTTTTGATACCCAAGACGTCAACCGCGACTATAGTTCGCGCGGCAGTCTGGGCATGGTGAACATGCGTGAACGCGCCGAGCGCATTAATGGCTCTTTGCGCGTGGAGTCTGTTCCCAAACAGGGAACCAAAATTACTCTGGTTGTGCCCCTGGAAAAACACGGCCGTCCCTTTGTCGCCGGCTCCCGCCGGTAG
- a CDS encoding SDR family NAD(P)-dependent oxidoreductase: MKVLVTGAAGFIGSHLAAKLARRGDEVVGLDNFNAIVYDAERKHGRAQQLAQYANFRMITADITDRERMFAIFAEEKFQAVAHLAALAGVRNAVKYPALYVQVDLNGTQNLMDAALAAETVGNFVFASTSSVYGNSKVVPFVETDPCDRVLQPYAAAKRGAEILGHSYHHLFGLNFTVVRFFTVYGPSGRPDMMAYLLADSVTKGTEVPLYDGGQMYRDWTYVDDTTDGVVAALDRPLGYEIINLGRGEPTLLRDFVTMIETLAGAKANLVNKPKHAADFVLNQADITKARQLLGYDPKVSVAEGVKRFWEWYISY, translated from the coding sequence ATGAAGGTGCTTGTTACCGGCGCGGCCGGTTTTATCGGCAGCCATCTGGCAGCCAAATTGGCCCGGCGGGGCGATGAAGTGGTGGGTCTGGACAACTTTAACGCGATTGTTTATGACGCGGAACGAAAACACGGCCGTGCTCAACAACTGGCCCAATATGCCAATTTCAGAATGATCACCGCCGACATCACCGACCGGGAGCGGATGTTCGCCATTTTTGCCGAGGAAAAGTTCCAGGCGGTGGCCCACCTGGCGGCGCTGGCCGGGGTGCGCAATGCCGTTAAGTACCCGGCGCTTTATGTGCAGGTGGACTTAAACGGCACACAAAACCTGATGGACGCGGCGTTGGCCGCTGAAACAGTAGGGAATTTTGTGTTTGCCTCTACTTCCTCGGTCTACGGCAACAGTAAGGTTGTGCCCTTTGTGGAAACCGACCCGTGCGACCGGGTCTTGCAGCCCTATGCCGCCGCCAAACGGGGCGCGGAAATTTTGGGGCACTCGTATCATCACCTGTTTGGGCTGAACTTCACAGTGGTGCGCTTCTTTACGGTGTATGGTCCCAGCGGCCGACCGGATATGATGGCCTATCTGCTGGCCGACAGCGTGACCAAAGGCACGGAGGTACCCCTGTATGATGGTGGGCAAATGTACCGTGACTGGACCTACGTGGATGACACGACCGATGGCGTGGTGGCCGCCCTAGACCGGCCATTGGGCTACGAAATTATCAACCTGGGGCGGGGCGAACCAACGCTGCTGCGTGATTTTGTGACGATGATCGAGACCCTGGCGGGCGCCAAGGCGAATCTGGTTAACAAACCGAAACACGCGGCCGATTTTGTTTTGAACCAGGCCGACATCACCAAAGCGCGGCAGCTGTTGGGTTATGATCCAAAGGTGTCGGTGGCCGAAGGGGTGAAACGGTTTTGGGAATGGTATATAAGCTATTAG
- a CDS encoding isoamylase early set domain-containing protein: MMLSKNYSKTGSVCRVTFKLPADVGAETAVIAGDFNGWSTESHPMKKLKDGSLSVVLSLTPGKAYRFRYLLDGDRWENDWEADAYLPNSYGEDDSVVQV; encoded by the coding sequence ATTATGTTAAGCAAGAATTATTCAAAAACAGGCTCGGTGTGCCGGGTCACGTTCAAGTTGCCGGCGGATGTGGGGGCAGAAACGGCCGTTATCGCAGGTGATTTTAATGGGTGGAGTACTGAAAGCCACCCAATGAAAAAGTTGAAGGATGGTAGTCTTAGCGTTGTGCTGTCCCTGACGCCGGGAAAAGCATACCGTTTCCGCTACCTGCTGGACGGAGACCGCTGGGAAAATGATTGGGAGGCCGACGCCTACCTGCCCAATTCTTACGGCGAAGACGATTCCGTTGTCCAGGTGTAA
- a CDS encoding amino acid ABC transporter permease: MAGPEIQIPDATWRDNWREFPWWLFAIFGFLIIMAFLIFTDPEINEAFLFIIPGIQLTLSITLGGFALAMVLGLLAGLGRISKNALVRNIAITYIEFIRGVPTLVLVLTLAFVLVPAVSNALGIDIRNVSMVARGIFALAIIYGAFLAEIFRAGIESISHGQMEASRSLGMNYRQAMQYIILPQAIRNISPALGNDFIAMLKDSSLISVLAVRELTQRARLYAGSTFRFPESYLVLTFCYLAMTIALSLLLRWYEQRLGKDSR; this comes from the coding sequence ATGGCAGGTCCAGAAATTCAAATCCCGGATGCAACCTGGCGTGATAATTGGCGAGAGTTCCCGTGGTGGCTTTTCGCTATTTTTGGTTTTCTGATTATCATGGCCTTCTTGATTTTTACAGACCCGGAGATAAATGAAGCGTTTCTATTCATTATCCCTGGCATCCAGCTTACGTTGTCCATTACACTGGGGGGGTTTGCGCTGGCTATGGTTTTGGGCCTGCTGGCTGGATTAGGGCGGATTAGCAAAAACGCGCTGGTACGCAACATTGCCATCACCTACATCGAATTTATTCGCGGTGTGCCAACGCTGGTATTGGTTCTGACATTGGCGTTTGTGCTGGTTCCGGCCGTCAGCAATGCCCTGGGAATTGACATCCGCAATGTTTCGATGGTGGCGCGCGGCATTTTTGCCCTGGCAATTATCTATGGCGCATTCTTAGCCGAGATTTTCCGGGCGGGAATTGAATCTATCTCCCATGGGCAAATGGAAGCGTCTCGCTCTTTAGGGATGAATTATCGTCAGGCCATGCAGTATATTATTTTGCCACAGGCGATTCGTAATATTTCACCAGCGTTAGGCAACGATTTCATTGCCATGCTCAAAGATTCCTCGCTGATATCGGTGTTGGCAGTGCGCGAGCTGACCCAGCGCGCCCGTTTGTACGCCGGCAGCACCTTTCGCTTTCCAGAATCTTATTTGGTGCTGACGTTTTGTTATTTAGCCATGACAATCGCCCTGAGTCTGCTCTTGCGCTGGTACGAGCAGCGGTTGGGCAAGGATTCACGCTGA